The Drosophila biarmipes strain raj3 chromosome 4, RU_DBia_V1.1, whole genome shotgun sequence genome includes a window with the following:
- the LOC127010942 gene encoding uncharacterized protein LOC127010942 produces MSRAFNSAYNIALAYRDANGIQYNEAVDDGLDGETLIETGTANDSNIDYDWVPQETLRALQKSPPKSKTPKTSPKPGKQASPKAASQQSPKQRKVKRWR; encoded by the coding sequence cttataacaTTGCCCTGGCCTACCGCGATGCCAATGGCATTCAGTACAACGAGGCCGTCGACGACGGTCTGGATGGCGAAACCTTGATCGAGACCGGAACCGCCAACGACAGCAACATCGACTACGATTGGGTGCCCCAGGAGACGCTGCGGGCGCTGCAGAAGTCGCCGCCCAAGTCCAAGACGCCCAAGACCTCGCCCAAGCCCGGCAAGCAGGCCAGTCCCAAGGCAGCCAGCCAGCAGAGTCCCAAGCAGCGCAAGGTCAAGCGCTGGCGATGA